GGTGTATGAGCTCTTGGTACCCACGCAGCAGCGTCTGGTCGGCGCAGGTATAAGGGAGGGGGTCTATGAAGTTGGCGGCGATCTACGCTCGAGTGTCCTCGGATCAGCAGCGCGAGGAACACACGATTGCGAGCCAGACGGCAGCGCTGATCGAGTTCGCGAAGAACCACGAACTGGAGGTTCCAAAGGAGTGGATCTTCGAAGACGAAGGCTATAGCGGCGCGACGCTGGAGCGGCCGGGCTTGGAACGCGTACGAGACCTCGCGGCCGAAGGGCAGATCCAGGTCGTCTTGGCCTACGCGCCCGATCGGTTAAGTCGCAAATACGCTTATCAGATCCTGCTGATTGAGGAGTTAGCTCGACACGGGGTGGAGATGCGCTTCGTGAAAGCTCCCCAAAGCGTCACCGCAGAAGATCAGCTGCTCGTACAGTTCCAGGGCATGATCGCCGAGTACGAACGAGCGCAGATCCTAGAACGCTCTCGGCGCGGCAAACGATATCGCGCTCGATCCGGTGAAGTCAGCGTGCTGAGCGGTGCGCCGTACGGGTACCAGTATATTCGCAAGAGCGACGAGCTCCTGGCCTCATATAGAGTGATCGACGCGGAGGCCCGGGTGGTTCAACGAGTTTATGAGATGTACACGGTCGACGGGCTCAGCATAGGAGAGATCACGCGCCGGCTTAATGCCGAAGGCATCCCCACCCGCAAGCGGAGCGCCCGTTGGGAGCGCTCGGTGGTGTGGGCCATGTTGCGCAATTCGGCTTATCGCGGTGCTGCCTTCTTCGGCAAGACGCGCATCGCTGGCCGGATGCGTGTCACCCGAGCACTGCGGCGGCGCGGTGCGATCGTGTCCAGCAACAGTAACGGCCACGAGCGTCCGCGCGAGGAGTGGATCGAGATCCCGGTGCCCGCGCTAGTCAGTGATGACAGCTTCGCGCGAGCCCAGGAACTGCTCCAGGAGAACAAACTACGCTCGCGACGCCGCACCATCACGCCGAGCATCGTGCAGGGCTTGGTCAGCTGTCAGAAGTGCGGTTATGCTTTTTCCCGCACCTCGACTTACACCAGCGCGCGCAAGCTCCACTACTACAAATGTATTGGCTCGGACGGCTGGCGAAAACTGGGCGGTCCGGTGTGCGACAATGCCCGCTTCGTGCGCCAGGACCTGCTCGATCAAATCGTGTGGGCAGAAGTCATCCGATTGCTTGAGGACCCGACCTTGATCCAGCAGGAACTCGATCGCCGCCTGGCCGCGGCGCGTTCCTCCGATCCGACCAAACAGCGCGAACAAAGCTTGCGCAAGGAAGCGACGCGTGTCGGCAACCGCCTGGAGAGGCTGCTCACCGCCTACCAGGAAGAACTCTTGTCGCTCGAGCAGTTGCGGGAGCGAATGCCCCCGCTGCGCCAACGCGAACAAACTTTACGCGCCGAGCTGCAAGCGATCGCTGATCAAGCTAGCGATCGCGCCTCCTTCTTGCGCCTGGCAGAGACCCTCGCGGCGTTCCTGGGTCGACTGCGCAGCACCGCCGATACGCTTGACGTCATGGAGCGCCAGCGGATCGTGCGGCTGGTCGTCAAGGAGATCCTTATAGGCGACGACAGTATCGTTATCCGACACAGCATTCCGATAGCCTCGACGCCCCC
The window above is part of the Candidatus Binataceae bacterium genome. Proteins encoded here:
- a CDS encoding recombinase family protein, whose protein sequence is MKLAAIYARVSSDQQREEHTIASQTAALIEFAKNHELEVPKEWIFEDEGYSGATLERPGLERVRDLAAEGQIQVVLAYAPDRLSRKYAYQILLIEELARHGVEMRFVKAPQSVTAEDQLLVQFQGMIAEYERAQILERSRRGKRYRARSGEVSVLSGAPYGYQYIRKSDELLASYRVIDAEARVVQRVYEMYTVDGLSIGEITRRLNAEGIPTRKRSARWERSVVWAMLRNSAYRGAAFFGKTRIAGRMRVTRALRRRGAIVSSNSNGHERPREEWIEIPVPALVSDDSFARAQELLQENKLRSRRRTITPSIVQGLVSCQKCGYAFSRTSTYTSARKLHYYKCIGSDGWRKLGGPVCDNARFVRQDLLDQIVWAEVIRLLEDPTLIQQELDRRLAAARSSDPTKQREQSLRKEATRVGNRLERLLTAYQEELLSLEQLRERMPPLRQREQTLRAELQAIADQASDRASFLRLAETLAAFLGRLRSTADTLDVMERQRIVRLVVKEILIGDDSIVIRHSIPIASTPPASGGPPAPSRPDAGQSYLLRSGSNFAHPFQHLLA